A genome region from Streptomyces sp. NBC_01296 includes the following:
- a CDS encoding Uma2 family endonuclease, protein MAEYFESFEAPEGVKVELLRGEIVMMAGPDVVHNLIVMFVQRQIPVERWYPLQTQDVGLPAEPSEPQPDLVVLPVEAAPESGRLVPASALAMAVEVVSKTSKLRDYVTKRSIYAAGGIPTYLIIDPFQAKCVVLTEPFGAGEEADYRTERTSKFGEPVPLDVLGLTLDTEEFGTLR, encoded by the coding sequence ATGGCCGAGTACTTCGAGAGCTTCGAGGCTCCCGAGGGGGTCAAGGTCGAGCTCCTCCGGGGGGAAATCGTGATGATGGCGGGGCCGGACGTCGTCCACAACCTGATCGTCATGTTCGTTCAGCGGCAGATCCCCGTGGAACGCTGGTATCCACTCCAGACGCAGGACGTGGGCCTTCCCGCAGAGCCGTCCGAGCCGCAGCCGGACCTCGTGGTCCTGCCGGTCGAGGCAGCGCCGGAGTCAGGCCGTCTTGTGCCCGCCTCAGCCCTGGCGATGGCGGTGGAGGTCGTCTCCAAGACCAGCAAGCTGCGCGACTACGTGACGAAGCGTTCCATCTACGCCGCGGGCGGCATCCCCACGTACTTGATCATTGATCCGTTCCAGGCCAAGTGCGTCGTGCTCACCGAACCCTTTGGTGCGGGGGAGGAGGCCGACTACCGAACCGAGCGGACCAGCAAGTTCGGTGAACCGGTCCCGCTCGATGTCCTCGGCCTCACCCTCGACACCGAGGAGTTCGGCACCTTGCGGTAG
- a CDS encoding DUF3097 domain-containing protein gives MREYSPDLTPQWKRPKAVPEVAAEPDLVVEVAGTDFCGAVVACEAGTVTLEDRFGKRRVFPLDPRGFLLEGAVVTLTRPSRAPAAPLRTASGSVAVPGARARVARAGRIYVEGRHDAELVERVWGDDLRIEGVVVEYLEGIDDLPAVVADFAPTADARLGVLVDHLVPGSKESRIAASVTSSDVLIVGHPYVDVWQAVKPSALGIAAWPVIPPGQDWKTGVCRALGWSENTGAAWQHILSRVRSYKDLEPVLLGRVEELIDFVTAPA, from the coding sequence ATGCGCGAGTACTCCCCCGACCTGACCCCGCAGTGGAAGCGCCCCAAGGCCGTACCGGAGGTGGCGGCGGAGCCGGACCTGGTGGTCGAGGTGGCCGGTACGGACTTCTGCGGAGCGGTGGTGGCCTGCGAGGCGGGCACGGTGACCCTGGAGGACCGCTTCGGCAAGCGGCGGGTGTTCCCGCTGGATCCGCGGGGGTTCCTGCTGGAGGGCGCCGTGGTGACCCTGACCCGCCCCTCACGGGCCCCTGCGGCGCCTTTGCGCACCGCGTCGGGCTCGGTGGCCGTCCCGGGGGCGCGCGCCCGTGTGGCGCGCGCCGGGCGGATCTACGTCGAGGGCCGGCACGACGCGGAGCTGGTGGAGCGGGTCTGGGGCGACGACCTGCGGATCGAGGGCGTGGTGGTGGAGTACCTGGAGGGCATCGACGACCTCCCCGCGGTGGTCGCGGACTTCGCCCCGACGGCCGACGCCCGCCTGGGCGTCCTGGTGGACCACCTGGTCCCGGGTTCGAAGGAGTCCCGTATCGCGGCGTCGGTGACCTCGTCGGACGTCCTGATCGTCGGCCACCCGTACGTGGACGTCTGGCAGGCGGTGAAGCCGTCCGCGCTGGGCATCGCCGCGTGGCCGGTGATCCCGCCGGGCCAGGACTGGAAGACAGGCGTCTGCAGGGCGCTGGGCTGGTCGGAGAACACCGGCGCCGCCTGGCAGCACATCCTGTCCCGCGTGAGGTCCTACAAGGACCTGGAGCCGGTCCTGCTGGGCCGCGTGGAGGAACTGATCGACTTCGTCACGGCACCGGCTTGA
- a CDS encoding MBL fold metallo-hydrolase: MDVRWEEAGWERLTGRTGRRRLPVWDCTVGLVVGDESVLLIDPGSCVREGAQLRAEAERLTGRRVTHIAFTHGHFDHVLGVAAFAGAEVYGAVGLDSELSTGREELRGDAVRQGLSEAEAAEAVGLLAVPRHSVSGEWTLELGGLQVLLANVGPGHTRYDLAVFVPGERETVFCGDLVEESGEPQAGSDAVPSQWPAALDRLLSLGGDDALYVPGHGAVVDADFVRAQRATLAARFGVSEA, translated from the coding sequence ATGGACGTGCGTTGGGAAGAGGCGGGCTGGGAGCGGCTGACCGGACGGACCGGACGGCGACGACTCCCGGTGTGGGACTGCACGGTGGGACTGGTGGTGGGGGACGAGTCGGTACTCCTGATCGATCCGGGCTCGTGCGTGCGCGAAGGCGCGCAGCTGCGGGCCGAGGCGGAGCGGCTGACCGGCCGGCGCGTGACGCATATCGCATTCACGCACGGCCATTTCGATCACGTACTGGGCGTGGCCGCGTTCGCCGGGGCCGAGGTGTACGGGGCGGTCGGGCTGGACTCGGAGCTGTCGACGGGCCGGGAGGAGCTGCGCGGCGACGCGGTCCGGCAGGGGCTGTCGGAGGCCGAGGCCGCCGAGGCGGTGGGCCTGCTGGCGGTGCCGAGGCATTCCGTCTCGGGCGAATGGACCCTGGAGCTGGGCGGGCTGCAGGTGCTGCTGGCCAACGTCGGGCCCGGGCACACCCGGTACGACCTTGCGGTGTTCGTGCCGGGCGAGCGCGAGACGGTGTTCTGCGGGGACCTCGTCGAGGAGTCGGGGGAACCCCAGGCGGGCAGTGACGCGGTGCCGTCGCAGTGGCCGGCGGCGCTGGACCGGCTGCTGTCGCTGGGCGGGGACGACGCACTGTACGTACCGGGTCACGGAGCGGTGGTCGACGCGGACTTCGTGCGTGCGCAACGCGCCACACTGGCCGCCCGTTTCGGCGTGTCGGAGGCGTGA
- the hrcA gene encoding heat-inducible transcriptional repressor HrcA, giving the protein MLSERRLEVLRAIVQDYVGTEEPVGSKALTERHRLGVSPATVRNDMAVLEEEGYIAQPHTSAGRIPTDKGYRLFVDKLAGVKPLSTPERRAIQNFLDGAVDLDDVVGRTVRLLAQLTRQVAVVQYPSLTRSTVRHVELLSLAPARLMLVLITDTGRVEQRLVDCQTPFGETSLADLRARLNSRVVGRRFTDVPQLVQDLPESFEPDDRSTVSTVLATLLETLVEEAEERLMIGGTANLTRFGHDFPLTIRPVLEALEEQVVLLKLLGEASESGMAVRIGHENAYEGLNSTSVVSVGYGSGGEAVAKLGVVGPTRMDYPGTMGAVRAVARYVGQILAES; this is encoded by the coding sequence ATGCTCAGCGAACGCAGACTCGAGGTGCTGCGCGCCATCGTCCAGGACTACGTCGGGACGGAGGAGCCGGTCGGCTCCAAGGCGCTCACCGAGCGGCACCGGCTCGGCGTCTCGCCCGCCACCGTGCGCAACGACATGGCCGTGCTGGAGGAGGAGGGCTACATCGCGCAGCCCCACACCAGCGCCGGCCGGATCCCCACGGACAAGGGCTACCGGCTCTTCGTCGACAAGCTGGCGGGGGTCAAGCCGCTGTCGACGCCCGAGCGCCGGGCCATCCAGAACTTCCTCGACGGGGCCGTCGACCTCGACGACGTGGTCGGCCGTACGGTGCGCCTGCTCGCGCAGCTCACCCGGCAGGTCGCCGTCGTCCAGTACCCGAGCCTGACCCGGTCGACGGTCCGGCACGTCGAGCTGCTGTCGCTCGCTCCGGCCCGGCTCATGCTCGTGCTGATCACCGATACAGGACGGGTCGAGCAGCGGCTCGTGGACTGCCAGACTCCGTTCGGCGAGACCTCGCTCGCAGATCTGCGGGCGCGGCTCAACAGCCGGGTCGTCGGCCGCCGGTTCACGGACGTGCCGCAGCTCGTGCAGGACCTGCCGGAGTCGTTCGAGCCGGATGACCGCAGCACGGTGTCGACCGTGCTCGCGACCCTGCTGGAGACGCTGGTCGAGGAGGCCGAGGAGCGGTTGATGATCGGCGGAACCGCCAATCTCACGCGCTTCGGACACGATTTTCCCCTGACGATCAGGCCGGTGCTCGAGGCGCTGGAGGAGCAGGTCGTGCTCCTCAAGCTGCTCGGTGAGGCCAGTGAGTCGGGAATGGCCGTACGGATCGGGCATGAGAATGCATACGAGGGACTGAACTCCACGTCCGTCGTCTCGGTCGGCTACGGTTCGGGCGGCGAAGCAGTCGCCAAACTCGGCGTGGTCGGACCGACCCGCATGGACTACCCCGGAACGATGGGAGCGGTACGCGCAGTGGCACGTTACGTCGGACAGATCCTGGCGGAGTCGTAA
- the dnaJ gene encoding molecular chaperone DnaJ, which translates to MATDYYAVLGVRRDASQDEIKKAFRRLARELHPDVNPDPKTQERFKEINAAYEVLSDPQKKQVYDLGGDPLSSSGGGGAGGFGAGGFGNFSDIMDAFFGQASQRGPRSRTRRGQDAMIRLDLELDEAAFGTTKDIQVDTAVVCTTCSGEGAAPGTSAQTCDMCRGRGEVSQVTRSFLGQVMTSRPCPQCQGFGTVVPTPCPECAGDGRVRSRRSLTVKIPAGVENGTRIQLAGEGEVGPGGGPAGDLYVEIHELSHPTFQRRGDDLHCTVTIPMTAAALGTKCPLETLDGMEEIDIRPGTGSGQSIPLHGRGVTHLRGGGRGDLIVHVEVTTPGKLDPQQEELLRQLAKLRGEERPMGQFAPGQQGLFSRLKDAFNGR; encoded by the coding sequence GTGGCCACGGACTACTACGCCGTTCTCGGCGTGCGCCGCGACGCATCGCAGGACGAGATCAAGAAGGCCTTCCGTCGCCTGGCGCGCGAACTCCACCCGGACGTGAATCCGGACCCGAAGACGCAGGAGCGCTTCAAGGAGATCAACGCGGCCTACGAGGTGCTCTCGGACCCGCAGAAGAAGCAGGTCTACGACCTCGGCGGCGACCCGCTGTCCTCCTCGGGCGGCGGCGGCGCGGGCGGCTTCGGAGCGGGCGGCTTCGGCAACTTCTCCGACATCATGGACGCCTTCTTCGGCCAGGCCTCGCAGCGCGGACCGCGCTCGCGGACCCGCCGCGGCCAGGACGCCATGATCCGCCTCGACCTGGAGCTGGACGAGGCCGCCTTCGGCACGACCAAGGACATCCAGGTCGACACGGCCGTCGTCTGCACCACCTGCTCCGGAGAGGGTGCCGCCCCCGGCACCTCGGCGCAGACGTGTGACATGTGCCGCGGCCGCGGTGAGGTGTCGCAGGTCACCCGGTCCTTCCTGGGCCAGGTCATGACCTCGCGCCCCTGCCCCCAGTGCCAGGGCTTCGGCACCGTGGTCCCGACCCCGTGCCCCGAGTGCGCGGGCGACGGCCGGGTCCGCTCCCGCCGCAGCCTCACGGTCAAGATCCCGGCGGGCGTCGAGAACGGCACCCGGATCCAGCTCGCGGGCGAGGGCGAGGTCGGCCCCGGCGGCGGCCCCGCCGGCGACCTGTACGTGGAGATCCACGAGCTGTCGCACCCGACCTTCCAGCGGCGCGGGGACGACCTGCACTGCACGGTGACCATCCCCATGACGGCCGCGGCCCTCGGCACCAAGTGCCCGCTGGAGACGCTGGACGGCATGGAGGAGATCGACATCCGCCCCGGCACCGGGTCGGGCCAGTCGATCCCGCTGCACGGGCGCGGCGTCACGCACCTGCGCGGCGGCGGCCGCGGCGACCTGATCGTCCACGTCGAGGTCACCACCCCGGGCAAGCTGGACCCCCAGCAGGAGGAGCTGCTGCGCCAGCTCGCCAAGCTGCGCGGCGAGGAGCGGCCCATGGGCCAGTTCGCGCCGGGTCAGCAGGGCCTGTTCAGCCGCCTGAAGGACGCCTTCAACGGCCGCTGA